A region from the Methylovorus glucosotrophus genome encodes:
- the dapC gene encoding succinyldiaminopimelate transaminase, whose product MNPNLNKLQPYPFQRLRDLFAGIKPNPDYSPVNLSIGEPKHATPALIQQALVDNLAGLANYPTTLGVPALREAIAAWLSRRYGIPLMNPETEIVPVNGSREALFAFAQAVIDNSRPAPVVVCPNPFYQIYEGAAFLAGAEPYFLNTLPENDFAMDLESVPESVWLRTQLLYLCSPGNPTGKVMSLEQWKLAFMLSDRYGFTIAADECYSEIYFTEGEAPLGALQAAHLLGRDFSRLVIFSSLSKRSNVPGMRSGFVAGDATILEKFLLYRTYHGCAMSPAVQAASVAAWNDEVHVQENRRLYAEKFDQVTPLLQGAMETSRPDAAFYLWAKTDGSDTDLAIRLYRDLNITVLPGSFLAREAHGINPGKGFIRMALVASLQECLDAAKRIQSLS is encoded by the coding sequence ATGAATCCAAACCTGAATAAATTACAGCCCTACCCTTTTCAGCGACTGCGCGACCTGTTTGCCGGCATCAAGCCCAATCCGGACTATAGCCCCGTCAATCTTTCTATCGGCGAGCCCAAGCACGCGACGCCTGCGCTGATTCAGCAAGCCCTGGTGGACAATCTGGCCGGGCTGGCCAATTATCCCACAACTCTGGGGGTGCCCGCCCTGCGTGAAGCCATTGCGGCGTGGTTAAGCCGTCGCTATGGCATCCCGTTGATGAATCCCGAAACGGAAATCGTGCCGGTCAACGGTAGCCGCGAAGCCTTGTTTGCCTTTGCTCAAGCGGTGATCGATAACAGTCGGCCAGCGCCAGTGGTGGTCTGCCCCAATCCGTTTTACCAGATTTATGAAGGAGCCGCCTTCTTGGCAGGCGCCGAACCGTATTTCCTGAATACGCTGCCCGAAAACGACTTTGCCATGGATCTGGAAAGCGTGCCGGAAAGCGTGTGGCTGCGTACCCAGCTCTTGTACTTGTGCTCGCCGGGCAATCCCACGGGCAAGGTGATGTCGCTGGAGCAATGGAAGCTGGCCTTTATGCTCTCGGATCGCTATGGCTTTACCATTGCTGCCGACGAATGCTACTCGGAAATCTATTTCACGGAAGGTGAAGCGCCGCTTGGTGCTTTGCAGGCCGCCCATCTGCTGGGACGTGATTTCAGCCGGCTGGTGATTTTCAGCTCATTGTCCAAGCGCTCCAATGTGCCGGGCATGCGTTCGGGCTTCGTAGCGGGCGATGCCACCATTCTTGAGAAATTCCTGCTGTACCGCACCTACCATGGTTGCGCCATGAGCCCTGCGGTGCAGGCCGCCAGCGTTGCCGCCTGGAATGATGAAGTGCATGTGCAGGAAAACCGCCGCCTGTACGCCGAAAAGTTTGATCAGGTAACCCCGTTGCTGCAAGGTGCCATGGAAACTTCGCGGCCAGATGCTGCGTTTTATCTGTGGGCAAAAACAGATGGCAGCGATACCGACCTGGCCATTCGCCTGTATCGTGACCTGAATATCACGGTGCTACCGGGTAGCTTCCTGGCGCGCGAGGCGCATGGCATCAATCCCGGCAAGGGTTTCATTCGCATGGCGCTGGTGGCCTCTTTGCAAGAATGCCTGGACGCAGCCAAGCGCATACAATCGCTCAGCTAG
- the miaA gene encoding tRNA (adenosine(37)-N6)-dimethylallyltransferase MiaA, whose amino-acid sequence MSEPLALPPAIFLMGPTASGKTGLAVALAQQLPVELISVDSALVYQDMDIGSAKPDAATLKQAPHHLLDVISPLQSYSAAHFRHDALQLMAEITERGRIPLLVGGTMLYFKALQEGLNNLPQADADLRQRLDEEAAVLGWPAMHARLATLDPETAARLKPTDSQRIQRALEVCELSGGPMSALFVDDNGSTFPYRLLKLALVPSDRSVLHARIAERFDLMLQQGLIAEVEHLRQKYPALHLGLPSMRCVGYRQVWEYLDQQIDHFTMREKGIIATRQLAKRQLTWLRGMQDTVEVDCLAPDLEAKVFSTINQFLAVGT is encoded by the coding sequence ATGAGCGAGCCGCTCGCACTTCCGCCAGCCATCTTTCTGATGGGTCCCACCGCCAGCGGCAAAACCGGTCTGGCTGTCGCCCTTGCCCAGCAGCTGCCGGTAGAGTTGATCAGTGTGGACTCAGCGCTGGTTTATCAGGATATGGACATTGGTAGCGCCAAGCCGGATGCCGCGACTTTAAAGCAGGCGCCACACCATCTTCTTGACGTGATTAGTCCTTTGCAATCGTATTCCGCGGCGCATTTTCGCCACGATGCCTTGCAACTGATGGCCGAGATTACGGAGCGTGGCCGTATACCGCTGCTGGTGGGTGGCACCATGTTGTATTTCAAAGCCTTGCAGGAGGGGCTTAATAATCTGCCGCAAGCGGATGCCGATCTGCGGCAGCGCCTGGATGAAGAGGCCGCTGTGCTGGGCTGGCCTGCCATGCATGCGCGCCTGGCAACCCTGGATCCGGAAACCGCTGCTAGATTGAAACCTACGGATTCGCAGCGCATACAGCGCGCTCTGGAAGTCTGCGAGTTAAGTGGTGGCCCCATGTCGGCCTTGTTTGTCGACGATAACGGCAGCACCTTCCCTTACCGCCTGCTCAAGCTGGCGCTGGTGCCGTCTGATCGGAGCGTGCTGCATGCACGTATTGCCGAGCGCTTTGACCTGATGCTGCAACAGGGCCTGATTGCCGAAGTGGAGCATCTGCGCCAGAAATATCCCGCCTTGCATCTTGGGCTGCCCTCCATGCGGTGCGTAGGCTATCGGCAGGTGTGGGAGTACCTGGATCAGCAGATCGACCATTTCACCATGCGTGAAAAAGGCATCATCGCCACCCGGCAACTGGCCAAACGCCAGCTTACCTGGTTGCGTGGCATGCAGGATACGGTCGAGGTGGATTGCCTGGCCCCTGATCTTGAGGCCAAGGTTTTTTCTACAATTAATCAGTTTCTTGCGGTGGGAACCTGA
- the thiD gene encoding bifunctional hydroxymethylpyrimidine kinase/phosphomethylpyrimidine kinase: protein MKTHYTYPRILSIAGSDSGGGAGIQADLKTFSALGCYGMTAITALTAQNTCGVRAIHGVPQDILRAQIDAVVEDIGVDAVKIGMLHAPEVVITVAQALDDHGLSQIVLDPVMAAANGARLISDEAVQTLVRELFPRASVVTPNLDEAAMLLGRPLLTQDDMLQAASDLLQLGARAVLVKGGHMPGHDVVDIFQEKGGEPLVMRSPRIVTLNLHGAGCTLSSAIAAFLGLGESLPQAVVAARDYVMQAIAAGAAVKIGQGTGPMNHGYSPVEMKIKLNK from the coding sequence GTGAAAACGCATTACACCTATCCCCGTATACTCTCCATCGCCGGCTCCGATAGCGGCGGCGGGGCGGGCATACAGGCGGACCTCAAGACCTTCTCGGCGCTGGGTTGTTATGGCATGACAGCCATCACCGCACTCACAGCGCAGAATACCTGTGGCGTACGTGCGATTCATGGCGTGCCGCAGGATATCCTGCGCGCGCAAATTGACGCGGTGGTGGAGGATATAGGCGTGGATGCGGTAAAGATCGGCATGCTGCATGCGCCTGAGGTCGTCATCACCGTGGCGCAGGCGCTGGATGATCATGGCTTGTCGCAGATAGTGCTGGATCCGGTCATGGCGGCGGCGAATGGCGCCCGGCTGATCAGCGATGAGGCCGTGCAAACCCTGGTGCGTGAGTTATTCCCGCGGGCTAGCGTGGTGACGCCCAATCTGGACGAAGCCGCCATGCTACTGGGACGACCATTGCTGACGCAGGATGACATGCTGCAGGCTGCCTCCGATCTTTTGCAGCTGGGTGCACGCGCGGTGCTGGTGAAAGGTGGCCATATGCCGGGGCACGACGTGGTGGATATTTTTCAGGAAAAGGGTGGCGAGCCGCTGGTCATGCGCTCGCCCCGTATCGTCACCTTGAATCTGCATGGCGCTGGTTGCACGCTTTCATCGGCGATTGCTGCCTTTCTGGGCTTGGGCGAAAGCTTGCCACAAGCGGTGGTTGCGGCCAGAGATTACGTAATGCAGGCCATTGCGGCCGGCGCAGCGGTGAAGATAGGCCAAGGCACCGGTCCCATGAATCATGGATACTCACCGGTTGAAATGAAAATAAAGTTAAATAAATAA
- a CDS encoding DUF817 domain-containing protein: MHRFLREFWLFGLKQAYACMFGGYLLGLIFLTNYWYPFSLPRYDFLFLAAVAFQLFLLGFKFETPKEAIVIVLFHCVATGMELFKTSDAIGSWHYPEAFYFGIGNFPLFAGFMYSAVGSYLARIWRIFEFRYSAYPEAWKPVVLVVLIYINFFTHHYFYDLRWILLAASVILFGRTYIYFKVDQVYRRMPLLLGWLLVALFIWFGENIGTYSRAWVYPDQSSQWHMVSPSKLLAWYLLMMLSFVLVSFVHKPKFVRLTIPSGKVEHATSMDTPL; this comes from the coding sequence ATGCATCGCTTTCTCCGCGAGTTCTGGTTATTCGGCCTTAAGCAGGCATACGCATGCATGTTCGGGGGATATTTGCTCGGCTTGATTTTCCTTACTAATTACTGGTATCCATTTTCACTCCCTCGGTATGATTTCCTCTTTTTGGCTGCGGTAGCATTCCAGCTTTTTTTGCTTGGGTTCAAGTTTGAAACGCCCAAAGAAGCTATTGTGATTGTGCTGTTTCATTGTGTGGCCACCGGCATGGAGTTATTTAAAACATCTGATGCCATAGGCTCATGGCATTATCCCGAAGCTTTTTATTTTGGGATCGGTAATTTTCCCTTGTTTGCCGGGTTCATGTATAGCGCTGTAGGGAGTTATCTGGCGCGCATCTGGCGGATTTTTGAATTCAGATACTCGGCGTATCCTGAGGCATGGAAGCCTGTTGTTCTGGTTGTCCTGATTTATATTAATTTTTTCACCCATCATTATTTCTATGATCTTCGATGGATATTGCTGGCGGCCAGCGTGATTCTTTTTGGCAGAACTTACATTTATTTCAAGGTTGATCAGGTATACAGGCGCATGCCCTTATTGCTTGGCTGGCTATTGGTCGCTTTGTTCATTTGGTTTGGCGAAAATATTGGCACCTACAGCCGTGCCTGGGTTTATCCTGATCAATCCTCACAATGGCACATGGTGTCACCAAGCAAATTGCTGGCTTGGTATCTGCTGATGATGCTTAGTTTTGTGCTCGTTTCTTTTGTACATAAACCAAAATTTGTACGCTTAACAATACCGTCTGGGAAAGTTGAGCATGCAACGTCCATGGATACACCCCTGTGA